CGGCGGTTCTGATCCAGATCACAAACCACGAACCGTGCCGGCGATCCGGAGTGCGGCGGTCAGTCGTCCGGGAGGCGGCGTGCGCGGGCGGCGATCAGGAGGAGGGTGGGGACGATGAGCAGGATCGGGCCGAGGTTGTAAGCGATGGACCACGGGTCCGCAGGCGGCGGCTCCAAGTCCCGGGTCAAGTAGCCGAACCCGGCGAGGAGCAGGCCGTAGACCGCCAGGACCTGCCCTCCGTAAGCATTGATCTCGTACCAGTTCCGCTCGGACTTGAAAGCCTTGGGGATCCGGACGCCGTAGAACCGGTTCATGGGCACCCTGCGGAGCGCGAGGGGGATGGAAAATGCAGCCAGGACGCAACCCGCGAGGCAGTGCATGGTGCTGGCGGGGATCATTGCCATACCTTGTCAGGAGAGCCTTTGTGAGCGCAGCTTTGCCAGTTGCTCCCCGTCAAGCCCGGTGAGTTCGCTGACACGGTCGTCGTCGAACCCGTCGCGGATCAGGCGCAGGGCAACCTCCGCCAGACCTTCCGCCATGCCTTCAACCCGGCCCTTGGCCCGGCCTTCGGCCAAGCCCTCGGCCCGGCCTTCCTTCCGGCCGTCCAGGCGGCCGGCGTCAAAGTTGGATTTTGCCAGGCTGGCCTGGTAGCTCACCTCGTCCATGTACCGCTCGTACTCCTCCCGCTCCTCGGGCGTCATCTTCAGGATGTCCAGAACCTCCTTCGCCTTCGCCAGCCCACGGGCCTTGAACTCTCCCCGGATCTCCTCGTTCTTCAGGAAGTAGATCCACTCGTCCAGCGAATCCCGCGCCACGTCATCGAAGCGGTTGATCTTCAGGAGGTAGTACTCCGGGTAAATCTGGTGCACCGCGTCCTTGCCGTACAGTTCCTTCTGCTTCGGGCTCAGTTCGAGCACGTCGCCCTCGTGGATCCCCACGAACTCCGTCTTCCCCCGGTAGACATAGTCCTTCCCGTGCCCCAGTTCGAAGTAGAGGATGTCCACCGAGATGACCTTCTTCACCTCGCTGTATGCCGAGCCCTTGTCCATGTGCTCCGTCACGGCCCTGGACACCCCGAAGAGCATCCGGTGAAAGTAGTCGTACTGGGTGGTGTACTGGATCTCGATGATGACGATCTCCCCCTGCCCGGTGGACACCTTCAGGTCGACCCGCCCCGCTTTCCCGGAGCCTCTCTCCCGGTCCGTCTCGGACTCCAGGACTTCCAATATGGTGATGTCCTGCATGAGCAACTCGCTCAGGAACCCCTCCAGGACCTCGAAATTGGCCTTGCTCCGAAGCAGTCGTTTCATGGCCCAGTCGAAGCTGACGAATTGACGTTTTCTCATCGATGACCTCTGTAAAACCCATCGGGTGAAGCCGAAGAAGTCACCCCAAAACATCATATCACGAGGCCTGACAAATGCGGCATGGAACAAATCGGGCGCAAAAAACGTTTTATCTCTGACTCTGTGCAGGAGGTTCGACCATGTCGCGCAAGAAAGGTTCCGCCGTCGTCCGCACCGTGACGACGCTGCTCATCCTGGTCATGGCGGGGGGGCTCTACTGGGTCTTCAGCGCCATGTTCAACCAGAAGCGGGAGATCCCGCCCGAGAAGATCACCCCCGTCAAGCGGGAGGACATCCTCCGCTCCGTGGTGGCGGTGGGGAAGATCGAACCGGTCACGAAGGTGGAGGTCAAGTCCAAGGCCAGCGGGATCATCCAGACCATCGCCGTGAACGAGGGGGACATGGTCGCCCGGGGACAGGTCCTGCTGGAGCTGGACCGTGAGCAGCTGACCGCCCTCTGCCGGGAGGCCGAGGCCAACGCCCTGGCGAAGAAGGCCCTGCTGGAGAAGGCGCGCGTCGAGCTGCGGGTGGCGCAGAACTCCCTGGAGAAGTCCCGGGAGGAGAGCGCCAGCCGTAACGCCGAGTTCGCGGGGCGGGATTTCGACCGCATGAAGAAGCTCTACGACCAGAAGCTGGTCGCCCAGTCGCAGCTGGACGAAGCCGAGCAGCGCTTCCGCGACGAGCAGGTGCGCCTCAATGTCCTGAAGAAGGACGTCCTGGTCAAGGAAAGCGCCATCTTCGGCGCCCAGAAGGCGATCCACCAGGCCGAGGCCGACTGGAACGCCGCGGAGGCCATCTGCCGGCGGGCGGCCGAGGACCTGGCCAACGCCACCATCCGCAGCCCCATCGACGGGAAGGTCCTCAAGCGCTACCTCGAGCCCGGCGACGCCGTCAGCTCCATCCTGCAGCTGGGGTCCAACGCCACCCTCATCATGGTGGTGGGGGACACCCGGGAGCTCTACTTCAAGGGCGACGTGGACGAGAGCGACGTGGGGAAGGTCCGCGAGGGGCTCCCCGTCAACCTGCGGGTGGAGACCTTCCGTGACAAGGTCTTCCCGGGCGAGGTGTTCCGGATTTCCCCCATGGGGCAGGAGAAGGAGAACGTGACCCGCTTCGAGGTCCGGGTGCGGATCGCCTCCGACGCCGAGGGGCTGCGGACCGCCATGACGGCCAACGCCGAGATCGTGCTGGAGAAGAAGGCGAAGGTGCTCACCGTCCCCGAGACCGCCGTGATCTACGACGAGCAGAAGAAGACATTCGCCGACCTCCTCACGGGGTCCGGGGAGCGGCAGCAGGTGAAGCGCGTGCCCATCAAGACCGGCATCGGCAACGGGGCCCGGGTCGAGATTCTCGAGGGGCTCGCCGAGAATGACCGCGTGGTGATGAATTGAGTGTTCGGGCAGAAGACGGGAAGCAGAGGCCGGGAGAGAGGAGAGACGGTGATGATCGGGCGGAAGCGGGGGCGGTTTGAAGGTTTTTTAAGAGTGTCCGACGTGTCCGACAAGTCTGACAAGTCCGACCGGTCTGACCGGACCGAGCGGGCGGGGTGGCCTGCTTCGCGGTCGGAGGTTTCCGGCCCGCTTGCAGCCAACAGCCCTCAATGCTCAGACTGCAGACTTCCCCTTGCGGTGGAGGAAAAGTGAAGCGCCGGCGGGCGGGGTTTTCATTTTCGGACCTGTGCCGGGAGACGGCGGCGGACCTGCGGCGCAACAAGCTCCGGTCGGCCCTGACCATGCTGGGGATCGCGTGGGGCGTGGCGTCCCTCATCATCCTCGTGGGGGTGGGGGAGGGGATGCGCCGGGGGCAGATGGAGAAGAGCCGGCTGCTCGGCAAGGACATCCTCATCGTCTGGGGCGGGTCCACCAGCATCCCGGGGCCGGGGATGGCCTCGGGGCGGCGGGTCCACCTCACCGTGGACGACTACGAGGCCGTCAAGGCCAACGCCTACCTGGTCGGCAAGGTCAGCCCCGAGCTGGAGCAGTCCCTCGTGTGTGTCACCCCCGTCAACCGGGGGACGTTCGACGTCTCCGGCGTTCTTCCGGACTACCAGGAGATCCGGAGCCTCGAGGTGGACAAGGGGCGGCTGATGACGGACCGGGACATGGAGGACGCCGCCCGGGTCTGTCTCATCGGCGACGAAGTCAACAAGCAGATCTTCAGCGGGTCGGCCGTCCCCGGGGACGAGGTGGCCATGGGGGGGGTCAAGTACCGGGTGGTGGGCGTCCTGGCGCGCAAGGATCAGAACTCCAACTACAGCGGTCCCGACAACTTCAAGCTCTTCGCACCCTACCCGGCCATCCGCCGGGACTTCCCCTACGCCGACAACCCCATGGGCGACCGGGCCCTCGCCGACATCATCGCCCAGGCCATTTCCCTGGACAAGTGCGAGGCCGCGGAGCAGCAGATCCGCGAGGTCCTGGGCCGCAAGCACGGCTTCGATCCCCTGGACCGCGATGCCATGCCCTGCTGGAACTCCGCCACCCAGGGGAAGATGATGAATGCCATGTTCGACTCCATGAAGCTCTTCATGAGCTTCGTGGCGGTGGTCACCCTGGTCCTGGGGGGGATCGGCGTCATGAACATCATGCTGGTCTCGGTCCGCTCGCGCACCCGGGAGATCGGCCTCCGAAAGGCCCTGGGCGCCACCCGGCGGAACATCCTGGCCCACTATTTCTTCCAGGCGCTCCTGATCTCGCTGGGCAGCGGCCTGGCCGGCTACCTCGGCGCCACCGCCCTGTGCGGGGCCGTCAACAGCCTGCAGCTCCCCGACTTCTTCGCGGGGATGATCGTGCCGCCGTGGATGGGCCCGGCGGCCTTCGGCTTCCTGACCGCCATTTCCCTGGCCGCGGCGTTCTACCCGTCGTTTTCCGCCGCCAACCTGGATCCCGTGGAAGCCCTCCGCTTCGAGGAGTGAGCCATGCGACTGTCCTCTCTCGTCAACCTCTCCTGGCAGGCCGTGAAGGCCCAACCCGTCCGGACCGTCCTGACCATGCTGGGGATCACCTGGGGGGTGGCCTCCTTCGTCATCCTCATCGCCTACGGCACCGGGATGCAGAAGGCGCTCTACGTGGGGCTCTCCTACTTCGGCGACAACGTGGTGGTGGTCCAGAACGGCCAGACCAGCCTTCAGGCGGGGGGGCAGCGGGCCGGGCGACCCGTCCGGATGGAGAAGAGTGACGTGGAGGCGGTGCGCGCCGAGGTGCCGCTCATCAAACGCATCAGCGGGGAGGTCTTCCGCCGTTACAAAGTGGAGTACCTGCAGCGGCGCACCACCGCCGGCATCCGGGGCGTGGAGGGTTGCTACGGTGAGGTCCGGGGAATGTTCATGGCCACCGGGCGCTTCCTCTCCGACGAGGAGAACCTCCAGATGGCCCGCGTGGCGGTCCTCGGCGACGAGATCCGGGAGCGGCTCTTCAGCAGCATCCCGGCGGTGGGTCGGGAAATCAAGGTCAACGGGATCCGCTTCACGGTGATCGGGGTCTTGCGCAAGAAGATCGCCATCTCCAACTACTACTCCCCCGACGACATGTGCATCATGGTGCCGCTGAACACCATGGCGCTCTTCACCGACACCCGCTACCTGAGCAACCTCGTCTACCAGCCGGTCAGCCCCGCCATGGAAGAGCAGGCCAGGCGCCAGTTCCGGGCGGTGATGGGGCGGCTGCACGGCTTCGATCCAGCCGACGACAAGGCGCTGACCGGCTGGAGCTACTCGCAGGTCAAGGAGATCATCGACGGGATCACGGGCGCCACGAAGGCCACCATGGTCTTCGTGGGGTTCATTACCCTCTGCATCGGCGGCATCGGCGTGATGAACATCATGCTGGCATCGGTGAAGAGCCGGATCCGGGAGATCGGGACCGTGATGGCCATCGGGGCCAAGCGTCGGCACGTGCTGCTCCAGTTTCTCTTCGAGACCCTGATCCTGACGTCGGCGGGGGGCATCCTCGGCTACCTGGCCGCTTTGGGGGCGGCGCACCTCATCGGCGGGATTCCCTTCCTCGGCGTCATTTTCGAGGACACCTCGGGGCAGGGGGACATCACCCTTGTCGTGGGTGGCGGGGCCTTCGTCACCGCCTTCGTGGTGCTGGCGGGGGTGAGCCTCTTCTTCGGCCTCTGGCCTGCCCGGCAGGCGGCGAGGCAGGAGCCGGTGGAGGCGCTGCGGTACGAGTAGCGGCAGGGGAGGGAAATTGGGGGACATGGGAGTAGTGGGAGTAATGGGAGTAATGGGAGTAATGGGAGTAATGGGAGTTATGGGAGTTATGGGAGTAATGGGAATGTTGGGGGGAATGGGAATCGGGCTGGCGGCTGAAAAGCGGGCATAGAGATTTATCTGCTCGCAACCCTCATCGCGCTAATCACTTCCAGTAATCCCATAACGCCAATCATTCCTAACACTCCCATAATTCCCATCGCTCCCATAATTCCCATAATTCCAATAGTTTCCGTAGCTCCCATAGCTCCCATAGCTCCCATAGCTCCCATAGCTCCCATGGCTCCCAAGGTTCCCGCAACTCCCAACACCCCCGTTACCCCGGCCAGTTTGCTCACTCTTCCCTGAGCTTCTGCTGTTCCGGGGCCGGCAGGCGCCCCTCCTGGCGAAGCGCCTGCCGGAGCACGTACTCGATCTGGCCGTTGAGACTGCGGAGTTCGTCCTCGGCCCACCGTTTCATGGCTTCGAGGACCCGGTTGTCGATCCGGATCACGAAGGCTTTCGGCTCCGCCATGATACCCTCGCGATCAGTGGTACAGGGTGCCCGCGTTCACCACCGGCTGGGTGGGTCGGTCGGAGCAGAGAACCACCATCAGGTTGCTGACCATGGCGGCCTTGCGCTCTTCGTCGAGTTGGACGATGTTGTTCTTCGACAGGTGCTCCAGGGCCATCTCCACCATGGTCACCGCGCCCTCGACGATTTTCGCCCGGGCGGCGATGATGGCGGCCGCCTGCTGACGGCGCAGCATGTCCGCCGCGATCTCCGGGGCGTAGGCCAGGATGCTGATCCGGGCCTCGACGGTCAGGACGCCGGCCTTGGCGAGGCGGTCCTGGATTTCCGCCTGCAGGTGCGTGGCCACAGCGGCCGTGTGGCCGCGGAGCGACATCACCGCCTCCTCGTGGGAGTCGTAGGGGTAGGCCGTGGCCAGGTTGCGCAGGGCGGCCTCGCTCTGCACGCTGACGTAGTGTTCGTAGTTGTCCACCTCGAAGACGGCCTCGGCGGTGTCCACCACCTTCCAGACCACCACCGCGCCGATCTCGATGGGGTTGCCGTCCT
This is a stretch of genomic DNA from Acidobacteriota bacterium. It encodes these proteins:
- a CDS encoding Rpn family recombination-promoting nuclease/putative transposase — encoded protein: MRKRQFVSFDWAMKRLLRSKANFEVLEGFLSELLMQDITILEVLESETDRERGSGKAGRVDLKVSTGQGEIVIIEIQYTTQYDYFHRMLFGVSRAVTEHMDKGSAYSEVKKVISVDILYFELGHGKDYVYRGKTEFVGIHEGDVLELSPKQKELYGKDAVHQIYPEYYLLKINRFDDVARDSLDEWIYFLKNEEIRGEFKARGLAKAKEVLDILKMTPEEREEYERYMDEVSYQASLAKSNFDAGRLDGRKEGRAEGLAEGRAKGRVEGMAEGLAEVALRLIRDGFDDDRVSELTGLDGEQLAKLRSQRLS
- a CDS encoding efflux RND transporter periplasmic adaptor subunit translates to MSRKKGSAVVRTVTTLLILVMAGGLYWVFSAMFNQKREIPPEKITPVKREDILRSVVAVGKIEPVTKVEVKSKASGIIQTIAVNEGDMVARGQVLLELDREQLTALCREAEANALAKKALLEKARVELRVAQNSLEKSREESASRNAEFAGRDFDRMKKLYDQKLVAQSQLDEAEQRFRDEQVRLNVLKKDVLVKESAIFGAQKAIHQAEADWNAAEAICRRAAEDLANATIRSPIDGKVLKRYLEPGDAVSSILQLGSNATLIMVVGDTRELYFKGDVDESDVGKVREGLPVNLRVETFRDKVFPGEVFRISPMGQEKENVTRFEVRVRIASDAEGLRTAMTANAEIVLEKKAKVLTVPETAVIYDEQKKTFADLLTGSGERQQVKRVPIKTGIGNGARVEILEGLAENDRVVMN
- a CDS encoding ABC transporter permease — protein: MKRRRAGFSFSDLCRETAADLRRNKLRSALTMLGIAWGVASLIILVGVGEGMRRGQMEKSRLLGKDILIVWGGSTSIPGPGMASGRRVHLTVDDYEAVKANAYLVGKVSPELEQSLVCVTPVNRGTFDVSGVLPDYQEIRSLEVDKGRLMTDRDMEDAARVCLIGDEVNKQIFSGSAVPGDEVAMGGVKYRVVGVLARKDQNSNYSGPDNFKLFAPYPAIRRDFPYADNPMGDRALADIIAQAISLDKCEAAEQQIREVLGRKHGFDPLDRDAMPCWNSATQGKMMNAMFDSMKLFMSFVAVVTLVLGGIGVMNIMLVSVRSRTREIGLRKALGATRRNILAHYFFQALLISLGSGLAGYLGATALCGAVNSLQLPDFFAGMIVPPWMGPAAFGFLTAISLAAAFYPSFSAANLDPVEALRFEE
- a CDS encoding ABC transporter permease encodes the protein MRLSSLVNLSWQAVKAQPVRTVLTMLGITWGVASFVILIAYGTGMQKALYVGLSYFGDNVVVVQNGQTSLQAGGQRAGRPVRMEKSDVEAVRAEVPLIKRISGEVFRRYKVEYLQRRTTAGIRGVEGCYGEVRGMFMATGRFLSDEENLQMARVAVLGDEIRERLFSSIPAVGREIKVNGIRFTVIGVLRKKIAISNYYSPDDMCIMVPLNTMALFTDTRYLSNLVYQPVSPAMEEQARRQFRAVMGRLHGFDPADDKALTGWSYSQVKEIIDGITGATKATMVFVGFITLCIGGIGVMNIMLASVKSRIREIGTVMAIGAKRRHVLLQFLFETLILTSAGGILGYLAALGAAHLIGGIPFLGVIFEDTSGQGDITLVVGGGAFVTAFVVLAGVSLFFGLWPARQAARQEPVEALRYE
- a CDS encoding SdpI family protein — protein: MIPASTMHCLAGCVLAAFSIPLALRRVPMNRFYGVRIPKAFKSERNWYEINAYGGQVLAVYGLLLAGFGYLTRDLEPPPADPWSIAYNLGPILLIVPTLLLIAARARRLPDD
- a CDS encoding Arc family DNA-binding protein; this translates as MAEPKAFVIRIDNRVLEAMKRWAEDELRSLNGQIEYVLRQALRQEGRLPAPEQQKLREE
- a CDS encoding SPFH domain-containing protein, producing the protein MIQEKVTRTVSGLPVLLFLLPLLVVCVLGIINAGMQLEARQGGGLQLALCIVVWFLDLLCLAGLFMVQPNQGVVLMLFGAYRGTEKHEGLRWANPFYTKKKISLRVRNFETSRLKVNDKDGNPIEIGAVVVWKVVDTAEAVFEVDNYEHYVSVQSEAALRNLATAYPYDSHEEAVMSLRGHTAAVATHLQAEIQDRLAKAGVLTVEARISILAYAPEIAADMLRRQQAAAIIAARAKIVEGAVTMVEMALEHLSKNNIVQLDEERKAAMVSNLMVVLCSDRPTQPVVNAGTLYH